The Osmerus eperlanus chromosome 12, fOsmEpe2.1, whole genome shotgun sequence genome has a segment encoding these proteins:
- the vstm4b gene encoding V-set and transmembrane domain-containing protein 4 translates to MKISSLVTVLLTRTFFTDVCSAINVTVSPAPFTVAEEGENVTLVCVVSQQRRASSLPVVRWTFLPAGADREDQELLIARVNMRKARFYGNYTKSFPWPKLRLTVVKQGKIFELVILNVSEQDRGLYMCRVQEFKKHHTRLKASTNSTAATELRVHVLPITKAKESLWSLFQDVYLCAVLICSVGLVCMCMFTVTVTCQYIQRKQRLKDSYHLVKSPQNSSGETVTSVTSVSPALPKKERRYRKRRLREQQEIPPEIPAKVPIADKLRKPKLLKAQPRKVVLPKIAEESLTYAELELVKPLPDNKTACTGTVYAQILFEERQV, encoded by the exons ATGAAGATCTCCTCACTGGTCACAGTTCTCCTGACTAGAACCTTCTTTACAG ATGTCTGCTCTGCCATCAACGTCACGGTAAGCCCCGCCCCCTTCACGGTGGCCGAGGAGGGTGAGAACGTCACGCTGGTCTGCGTGGTCTCCCAGCAGCGCCGAGCCAGCTCCCTGCCTGTGGTCCGCTGGACCTTTCTCCCCGCCGGCGCCGACCGCGAGGACCAGGAGCTGCTGATCGCCCGCGTCAACATGCGCAAGGCCCGTTTCTATGGCAACTACACCAAGAGCTTCCCGTGGCCCAAGCTGCGGCTGACCGTGGTCAAGCAGGGCAAGATCTTCGAGCTGGTGATCCTCAACGTGTCCGAGCAAGACCGCGGGCTCTACATGTGCCGGGTCCAGGAGTTCAAGAAGCACCATACCCGCTTGAAGGCCTCCACCAACTCCACGGCCGCCACGGAGCTCAGAG tgcatGTCCTCCCAATCACAAAGGCCAAGGAGAGCCTGTGGAGCTTGTTTCAAG atgTCTACCTGTGTGCTGTCCTGATCTGCTCAGTGgggctggtgtgtatgtgtatgttcaCTGTCACAGTGACCTGCCAGTACATACAGAGGAAGCAGAGGTTAAAAG ACAGTTACCATTTGGTCAAGAGTCCTCAGAACAG ttcggGGGAGACCGTCACCAGTGTGACTTCTGTGTCTCCTGCTCTGcccaagaaagagaggagatacAGGAAGAGGAGGCTCAGGGAACAGCAGGAGATACCTCCAGAGATACCAGCAAAAG TGCCCATTGCAGACAAACTAAGGAAACCCAAACTCTTAAAGGCCCAGCCCCGAAAAGTGGTCCTG CCAAAGATAGCTGAGGAGAGCTTGACCTATGCAGAGCTGGAGTTGGTCAAGCCTCTACCAGACAACAAAACAGCCTGTACAGGAACTGTCTATGCTCAAATCCTCTTTGAGGAGAGGCAGgtgtga
- the LOC134031465 gene encoding sodium-dependent neutral amino acid transporter B(0)AT2-like, whose amino-acid sequence MEREKLALPADGDLSATPDSQLGSHSAESFEPSSTEPPARDGWDSKIEYFLAQVGFSVGLGNVWRFPYLCHQNGGGAFLLLYVLLMIVMGIPLFFLELAAGQAIRQGSIGVWKHISPKLSGIGYSSCVVCFFVALYYNVIIGWSLFYLGNSFQYPLPWEQCPQQGNTTVPECAASSPTTYFWFRKALDTTDSINETGQFNPVLTCCLLGAWTIVCLGMFKGIKSSAKVMYFSSVFPYVVLLCFLIRGLLLDGATEGIKYMFYPKLEIWADVQVWRQAATQVFFALGLGFGSVIAYSSYNPKNNNCHRDAFTVSTINFLTSVLASLVVFAVLGFRAKTFALQCVARNVRRLSEHGLNESLWPSFNMSAPELVSLEEYSGWYRAHGAQAPGNLSNCSLETEMTTGVQGTGLAFIAFTEAMSLFPGSPFWSALFFLMLLNLGLSTMFGTMEGILAPLTDNFKTLSNNKTKLTVFGCVTGFLLGLVFTQRCGNYFVMMFDDYSATLPLVIVVVFETFSVSWLYGADRFLDDIEKMLGWRPHVVYKYLWKYVCLLAMLGLLAASLVTMVIRRPTYKAWNHTTATEVTLEYPDWAIAVLSGLILFAIMPVLLGYLHATLRSRAKQRARDREAVTYSRCATE is encoded by the exons atggagagagagaagctggcaTTGCCCGCTGACGGTGACCTGTCTGCCACACCAGATTCCCAACTTGGCAGCCACTCTGCTGAGAGCTTCGAGCCAAGCTCGACAGAGCCCCCTGCCAGAGATGGGTGGGACAGTAAAATTGAGTATTTTCTAGCTCAGGTGGGCTTCAGCGTTGGTCTTGGAAACGTCTGGAGATTCCCCTACCTCTGCCATCAGAATGGAGGAG gagccttcctcctcctgtacgTGCTGCTCATGATCGTCATGGGGATCCCTCTGTTCTTCCTGGAGCTGGCGGCCGGCCAGGCCATCAGACAGGGCAGCATCGGGGTGTGGAAACACATCTCACCCAAACTCTCAGGGATTGGCTACTCCAGCTGTGTG GTATGCTTCTTCGTGGCTCTTTATTACAACGTGATCATCGGTTGGAGCCTGTTCTACCTGGGGAACTCCTTCCAGTACCCCCTGCCCTGGGAGCAGTGTCCTCAACAGGGTAACACTACAG TGCCGGAGTGTGCTGCCAGCTCGCCCACCACATACTTCTGGTTCCGGAAGGCTCTGGACACCACGGACTCCATCAACGAGACGGGCCAGTTCAACCCAGTTCTCACCTGCTGTCTGCTGGGGGCCTGGACCATTGTGTGCCTGGGCATGTTCAAGGGCATCAAGTCCTCCGCAAAG GTGATGTACTTCTCCTCTGTGTTCCCCTACGTGGTGCTTCTGTGCTTCCTCATCCGAGGGCTGCTATTGGACGGAGCCACCGAGGGCATCAAATACATGTTCTACCCCAAG TTGGAGATCTGGGCCGACGTGCAGGTGTGGCGCCAGGCAGCCACGCAGGTGTTTTTCGCCCTGGGTCTAGGCTTCGGCTCGGTCAtcgcctactcctcctacaacccCAAGAACAACAACTGTCACCGCGATGCCTTCACCGTCTCCACCATCAACTTCCTCACCTCCGTCCTGGCCTCTCTCGTGGTGTTTGCCGTGCTGGGGTTCCGAGCCAAGACGTTTGCCTTGCAGTGTGTCGCCAG GAATGTGAGGAGGCTGTCTGAGCACGGGTTGAACGAGAGCCTGTGGCCCAGCTTCAACATGTCCGCTCCAGAGTTGGTGTCCCTGGAAGAGTACTCTGGCTGGTACAGGGCCCACGGAGCCCAGGCTCCTGGCAACCTCTCAAACTGCagcctggagacagagatgaCCACG ggTGTGCAGGGGACCGGTCTGGCCTTCATAGCGTTCACAGAGGCCATGTCTCTCTTTCCAGGCAGTCCCTTCTGGTCGGCCCTGTTCTTCCTCATGTTGCTCAACCTGGGACTCAGCACCATGTTCGGCACCATGGAGGGCATCCTCGCGCCCCTCACAGACAACTTCAAAACACTTTCCAACAACAAGACTAAACTCACAG TGTTCGGCTGCGTGACAGGTTTCCTGTTGGGCCTTGTCTTCACTCAGCGCTGTGGGAACTACTTTGTCATGATGTTCGACGATTACTCCGCCACCCTGCCTCTCGTCATTGTGGTCGTGTTTGAGACGTTCAGTGTTTCCTGGCTATACGGAGCCGATCG GTTCCTTGACGACATTGAGAAGATGCTGGGCTGGCGCCCTCATGTGGTGTACAAGTACCTGTGGAAGTACGTGTGCCTGCTGGCCATGCTGGGCCTTCTGGCTGCCAGCCTCGTGACCATGGTCATCAGAAGACCCACCTACAAAGCCTGGAACCACACCACG GCGACCGAGGTGACCCTGGAGTACCCAGACTGGGCCATCGCCGTCCTGTCTGGCCTCATCCTGTTTGCCATCATGCCCGTCCTGCTGGGCTACCTGCACGCCACGCTGAGGAGCAGAGCCAAGCAGCGTGCTAGAGACAGAGAAGCAGTCACCTACAGCAGGTGTGCCACGGAGTAG